CGCTCGGCGGATAATGAATATTCCTGCCAGTAGTGCACCAGCGAAAGATGCTTCTCTCGTGCAGGCCTTGTAATAACTGACCGTCGATCACGTATTGACCCAGACCATGTGAATGacattttgtttattaattataatgcaaaaacaaattgaaatacaaCGTAATGATGGTAAATGAAAACCATATCAAGTTATTGTTCTTTTATTTCGCGTACTATTCTTATAAATTCCACTAATACGAACTTATGTTATACATCAATTGCAGTTGAAAATTTCCGTCTTACAATTCTCTGAGCGAAAAGAATATTAGCACTCCATGTTATGGATGAAATTCTGGAATAAATCTCTCTTCTTATACCCTAGAttatacaattataattaattatacttgctatgcatttattttactgtTCACCAGTGGTGGATTCGCACCCCAGAATGAGACCAAGAACCCACTGTGAGAGAGATAAATATGCATTCCCTGCATGAAAGCAAGTAGCCCACTGCGTATGTGCTATCCGCCAAAGTGCCGGGAGCGACGAGAGCTCAATCCCGCTCGCTCCCGAGACCGCAATCCGGGATAGTTCGCTCCCGGGAGTGAGACTACCAGTTTGACTCCCGAGAGCGAGACTCGAGCGGGAGCGGAACGGCTTTTGCGCGCCTCTAGTGGGGACTAGAACTAGTTCTGTGCAAATGCACAGCAGTATGTTTCTTGCGTATCCCCATTTATACATTGTTGCTGGTATCAACATAAAGGTGACATGCAAATTGAAGAACCTGCAAATTGCAATAACTTATAGACTGCAGGAagcatataaatgaaaaatttgtagCACAGCTTTGAGGAAGATAGGATTCGTCAAATGTGTTGAgagaagatttttggatgaaaaagtgaaagtgaGGTTCTAGTTTGCAGTTATCTCGCCATACCTTGAATACGCAGCCAGAACATGGGATgaggcgcagaaagacttaatccgtgaacttaattaaatgcaaaggaaagctgtgcgattcatcaaaaactgttacgggcatACAAAGAGCAttacacatatttaaaaaaaattaagctgggagccactagagactcagaacttgcgcactaggcttagattcagggttcccactctaactaaattataaaattcacggttttttccaggttttcacagtctaaatattgtcaaattcacggtctgctgataagccattttaggcagataTATTGaagacgtaacaatcaccggccgcaagttaactaaaaatttatcaaccgcgacaaggcgccgtgaatgcaaacttagcaatgaaagtgctctctctctcatgacgtcacctatcgatagcaaaattcaggtccggctaaaggttgtgagtgggaaaatggagggagcagggtggcagggaagtgaagaagtgtcagATTTTTcaccaatcacaggctcaagatcaatgatgtgtcgtcatggcacgcGGACCAATACTTGCACTTCGAATATTTGTGTGCatataaatgcgtggacagtgtcgttgaaacatgatcgacgtaACGATTTTTCTTTCGAtgtgtcaatcgtagttctaccatcaagtttgagagatttttaaggttttaaggtgaaattcacggctatttccaggttttttcacggtagacgaaattcacggctttttcacggttttaaggttttcacggttgagtgggaaccctgagattgcttgagcaatttagaaaaggtatctttcagagtgacacggagaacatcgtattagaaaCCCATTGTATTTCCAAGTCAaatagaaacaataaattaagagagatattttgccaagcAATAGGTGTGCGAATTCATTTCTCTTGAGAACaattaaggacttcaataaatgcagcCCAGAACTtcattagagcatttcctttatatTAGCTAATGTCTGCTGTTTTAACACCATCCGCCATACACCTATTGAGACAGCTCGTGGGGCAGCATGCACATGTATACTATTCCTGAATGTGTTTACCCATGACACTTGTGACATGACATGACACACCcaagttttctctaaatatttatacatttagtGCTtagttaaaattatcaaatattgaaatgaattcctAGGATTGTGTAAATAAGAGCTACcgcaataattatttaaatttctagcTCTTGTCTTATTACGCTTCCATCTCCATTTTTACCCGAGTAGATTTTGCCACTGTGTGAATTATGTATGTAATACTGTAAAATCGTAATTATCAGCtcaacataaatattaatttaaaaaataaaggtgaaaGTGGCAGACATCAGAATCAGAGGGGAAGTAAAGGTAGGATAGCTAAATACAGTGACTTTAATCTTCAAAATAACTTCGTATACCTTGAGCTGCCCTGTTACTGATGAagcttaatcaatttttttcagagaaagtTTCCCAACAAAAGGGTAAAGGCATCATTGAAGGAATACCTTGAAATAAATGGAATAGTTAGGTGATGGAGTGATTTCCACCTATGAATCAggctaataaaagaaaaaaatcacttctgaGCAGCTCTCCCAGCTTTTCCATGTacaatattatgaaatttatctCCAATGAGAAATACTGTATTTCAATTATAAACTGAAATGAGTCAGGAAGAGAGTCACTAGGAGAGTCACAACATCAGCCCTGAGGCTAAACCAAAGAACAACATTACCTGTTAAGAAGGATGCCTTTGATTGAAGCAACTTCAGCTTTGAGGTCATGAAGGGTTCTTTGGGTGGAAACATCTCCATTAACTTCAGCTCCATCTTGTCGAAGTAATGCAACACGTATTAATTCTTGCTGCTGAGAATCTAAAGTTTCCCTCACCTCACGCAAGCtctctttcatttctttaatgGATTTATTTAAGGATTCTTGAATTACTATCACAGATTCTTCAACAGTTGGcttcttctccttccttccaAACAGTAAGGGAGCCAGGTATTTCTGAGGAATATGAAAAACTTAGTTTGAAGTAAGTTTGCAAAAATTTGCATTCTATTTGGGTTTTTATTACTTCCATTAGAATAAGTACCTTGTACAAGTAATATAAACTATATGACACTCCAGCAACAAACATAAGTGTATTGAAAAAGTCCCACAATTTAGTCCACCTAGACTGTAAAGGTAGGGCTAAATGATCAGGAATTGGCACTACTGTTGACGGGGGAGGTACCTGAAAAGACACAAAAAATCTTGAAActaatgtttcattaaaatcacTGCCCAGACGAACATTTCAGTGCACAAGCTGTGTTCAGTCAAGTTGCAATTCTGGGTGTTACGGAACACTTTCCATGTTCATATTGGGTAAATTTTGTGGAGAGCAAACGTGGAGTTAACTTCGagtaaatgcattgaaaactgTGAAAAACTTTGGTCAGTGCACAGTTAGTACAACACTGAAATTTTCGCCAGGGAGTtggatgggaaagaaaaaaaatgctatttacaCTATTATCACCCAATGTTCATAGTTAAAAGATTACCCCGGGTTATGGCAtgcaaagaatatatttttaattaccacCACTCTCTGATCATTGAGGCTACGGGATCTTTCAAAAGCAATTCCAATTTCCTCTTCCGTCAAtcctttttttctcaaaaatgccTGCTGGTGCTCCACTGGACTGCTCTGAACTTTGGGATTCTGAAGGAAGGTGATAGCAGTATTGATCTGCAAAAAGttaatagaaatgaaaatgagtacaaatacaaaatgaattaCCTATCACATTTCCATATCAAGAGGCTATCTTAGATATCTTACAATGTTTTCCCTGGGCTGTGAAGGGTCTCCCATTTTCACGAGAATAATGTACAACTTATTAAAATAGCTACTTTCGTTTTGTGGGGATTATATTGAGCATAGAACAGTTAATGCTTCTTTGGCAATGATAAACCAAAGACATTAGCAGCAGAAAGACACTTGCCGCCCCAAGTCCTCAATCCGCCTCGATCGCCGAAGCACGCAAAACGGAGCTTATTTTTTTTGCAAGGTAATCGAAGATATCAAAGGTCAACTTTACAATAATTATATGAAATCTgccaaaattttatattattaattgttcatttatattttaaatccatAGCTTCATTCCGAAATATATAGACGAAAGACACGGAATTACGGTCATATTTCAACGATTTTCGGTAACGGTATACGTAAACAATTAAGTAAGAGTTAAATTCACGAATAATTCTGTATAGGAAAAAAATGCCCAATTAAATttagtttattcattttattttgagtttatCGCTGTTTCATTTTATAGCACTAAACTCTTCATTGAGCGGAAAAGGAAGTATATGTCCTTACGATGGTGGCCATGTTGTGGGAGGTGCTCTGAGGCCGATGAGGTTAGTCGAATTCATCtcttacatttcattttattacctCCTTAGGTTAGCTCACGTTGCTGTAAAGCTCTTAAAATAATCGTTCTAGTTTCCTAGGcaaataatctataaaatattGTGCAATGGATAATGAATTTTAGATGTTTATTATAGGGTTTAATTACCTACGCTAGATCTCATCTTTCAGATTCGTCGTTAGTTAATTTTATAGAAAAGCCGACGATGATCGGCGGCCTTTTTGTTTATAATCACAAAGGAGAGGTTCTCATCTCTCGGGTGTACAGAGATGATATTGGCCGAAATGCCGTGGATGCGTTTAGGGTCAATGTCATTCACGCCAGGCAGCAAGTTCGCTCGCCTGTCACCAATATTGCCCGAACTTCATTTTTCCACATTAAGGTAAGTCGCTTTCTAATTAAATGTAAGTGTGTGTCTAATGTATGATACCCATGTAATCACCGCTGTCTATGAAACTATTTTACAGAGGTCAAACATCTGGCTTGCAGCTGTAACCAAGCAGAATGTGAACGCTGCTATGGTTTTTGAGTTCCTGCTCAAAGTTATTGATGTTATGCAGTCTTATTTTGGGAAAATCTCTGAAGAAAACATTAAGAATAACTTCGTTCTGATTTATGAGCTTCTTGATggtaagccaaatatccacaggTTTAAGTGTCAGAtggggaaatataatattatttcttcGTTGCTTTgctttagaatttcatttttttcgtggtCCTTTTAAAGAAATGCAGTGAAATTCCTAGTGAGAAGTACGTTTTGAAGCTTTAGTCAACTAGTTGGTGTTTCGGCGCCGGGTGACTGAAGGGATCAGTTTTACTTATTGTTCATCactgttatttttaatgtttcgatgtctgtttcccaatttttttatcatgtgaATGGTCAATCAAATTTGTCCGCTCTTCATTTGGTTGTAGTTATATGTTCTTCATGTGATGATTTAACGGTGATCACCTGATGACGCTGTAGAGGTAAACCTCAAATCTCTATGGCTCTTCCTCTATTGTGATTTAATATCCAGCTATagattttctctatttttttcctgttatttttggCCAGAGCCCTCAGGATATGCAATATGTTGTTGCCTGTTGTCTAATTAACATCCATTTTATTGGCCTTTATGAGGATATTTTATAGAGGTAATTTTGAAGAGTACACCGGTCTTCACTGTTTTCGACCCTTCGGTAGATTATGCAATCTTCTGCAAAAGACATTTTGGTGTTAACTCCCAcgtatttttcattaatgaaaactaaaattaatagTGGACCCACTATGCTTCCCCTTGGGATCCCCAATGTTATGGCTTTCTACATCGAATATCCTTCGCCTACTCTCTGTGATCttccatttaaaaatcctattatccATAATTTAATCCTAGCATCTATTTGtaatctatttattttctctatCAAATCAGTCTGTGgcactgtatcaaaagctttttttcaatcaatgcatCAATTTCACTTCCTTGATCCAGGGCTTCAACATTAACCTCAATGACTGGATCTCACATGAAAAGGCTTTCCTTGAACCATGTTGATATCCAGCGATACCTGTCTTCAGCGGAATCTATCGAACTcagcatttttttctggataaaacTTTACCACTTTATTCAAGGTCTGATAATTCATAAAAGACCGTGAAAGTCATATCATGTTTATTACATATGTTGCCCAGAAGGTTGGTTTGACTTAAATTCGACATGTagatgaaattattatgaaataataaaagtacAGCATCACATTGTGGTTAAAGTTGATAATTTGAAGTGATTAACATAAAAACCAATCTATAAAATAAGCATATAATCCatcatttttgtctatttttccttttttcctgaaTTGTACAATTCTCTTCATTGCCAATAGCCCCatgcaatgtataaataaatcaGTGTTACCCTTGGTGAGACTGCATTCTgctaattcttttaatgaaacaaacattttctataggaataaatgcgatggtggttggcgtaacatggtgaaactccttcatgatgcacaaaggttaaaaaaagacttagctgtttcacaaaataaaatatattttattttgtgaaacagctaagtcttttcttaactttTGTGCATCATTTTCTATAggattttttgtttacttcacaCATGGTTATATTTACTACTTCAACGAATTCACTGGTTTAGTCTTTTTTTATACTGTGTGTCAGGGAACCATCTTCATCGCCTGTGACAAGATCATTTTCGAAGTCGACAAGTCTCTCAGCATTCTTGCCAATATTACCTTCTGTAATTCACTTTGATGCACCATTGTTGATAAAATAGCAAAGGCCATGATTATATTCATTGAAGTGCGTAAATATGCAGTAACATTGGTGATATGATTGGGTACAAATTATTTTCCCTACCTTACTCGGGGATCAGTGCTGgcagacattttattttatattttattgtttaacagttgatgttttaatatctttcacttCTAAATTCATCCAATTAGTGGCATCCAGCactgatagtttttttttaaatcacctaTGACACTGTATTTGCAGTATCTGCAGCAGCTAATAATGATCGCATAATGTACTTCCTATATTGTGCCTTCAGCGATCTAATTACTCCCTAATACATTGGCTGAGTGATGCTAGTTGTGTTTGCCTGAACCAGGCTAGCTTCACATTCTTAAGGCGGATTTAAGGGTAACAGGTTGtattattaaggaaaattatgactttcatatctttccttttcatttcagcattgaaatttttaagccaCTCTTTCATGATTGATGCTGacatgcttttttattttgtttcccttTGACCGATAGCTCCTCAATTTCAACGTGTTTGAAGCATTGTGGTCGAGCTGATTTTTACAAGAGGCTTTAGGAGCTCTCATGCCAtgttttcacaaaagaaaatagtcACTGTCTCCTTTGAGTCTTTCCCTCCtgcagaataaaaaataagtgtaaatatGACATAGATTTTTAGCTCATTTATGCCCTAATTTCTAGAAATAGAACTCGGAAATGCATACAAACCCTTGCAGTTTTCTCTGCTTTTACACACAATGTTTTAGACGACAGAGCTCTAGAAACACTCCGGTTTCATCCCCATTATAGGCATCACATAGGTGATAGTCTTTCATTTTTACTCAAACCATGCATTTCCACTCCTCTACGGTTTCCATGTCCATGTCATTTGACTCATCAACAATACTGTCCCGAACAACATTGTGTCGTGCTCTGAAGCTCTCTAGCCATCCATTTGAggccttaaaatccaattttctgAAAGAAACTGGTAACTCCTTTGCCATTTCTTGCACCATTGGACCTGGCAGTGGAATATTTCTCGATCTTGCTAGCacaagccggcctcggtggcggtggggtaaagtccttgcctgccaaaccgaaggtcgtgggttcgaatcccgcctggataggtgatccctatccagggcatagatgtttgtgttttacctactttgttaatattggaaaccctctttgtaaaaggccgtcatgtgctgtttaaggggaagttgataataaataaacaaaccaTTCCCCATCTAATTGGTTTAATTCTTCATATTTGCGGAGAGGTGTTTTCCTCTTTCAATGTAAACTAAGGCATAAAATAATAGACagaaacaacaattattttatggtgtgccgttttgcaaactattgtggtatggaatatgaagaaatatgttttttagGACCTACCTCTTTCAAATTCTTTTCTCGATTTCGTCTCCTCCTTAATTGCTTCATAAACTTGTGTCTTTCCACACTTTAACATCTTTTTTATCTGCTTCACGGAAAGCATTTCTCTTTCAAAGCACTTGATCAACTTAATCATTTTTCTGCAGTAACACGTTTCGTGGCATGGCAGAAAATCAATCAGTAGTTCCCCTTATTGTTAGTGTTCTGTGTTTTAGTCTTACCCTGTCAGCAGCATGTGAGAGAGTGATTCCTTCTTATTCGGTTGCGAGCAAGGCTGTATAAAATGTTTTGTGTATGTAGAGAAAGGAGAGGGTTCTACAAGTTTGAGAGGAGGTTAGTATACAAGCTTGGGTTGGCACAATGGTAAGAAAGAGATAGAAGGTGACTGGCAGGAAGAGGGGGGAGTGTTGTCAGGATTCCCACTCAACCATGAAAACCATATAACCGTGAATTTTGTCCTAAAACCttacaatagggtagtctccttgatcaaagaaaacgaaaggcattgattgcgattcgttgcccaccattagtgtattcataatatacaaattatttggttttagaaatcccagttcagacgaatggcaatggtcaattttaaccccatttgaaaaaggtcagattagcacacatgcgatgccactccacgtgatgtcacagggacctagtttctatatgag
This genomic interval from Ischnura elegans chromosome 5, ioIscEleg1.1, whole genome shotgun sequence contains the following:
- the LOC124159386 gene encoding peroxisomal membrane protein PEX14, translated to MGDPSQPRENIINTAITFLQNPKVQSSPVEHQQAFLRKKGLTEEEIGIAFERSRSLNDQRVVVPPPSTVVPIPDHLALPLQSRWTKLWDFFNTLMFVAGVSYSLYYLYKKYLAPLLFGRKEKKPTVEESVIVIQESLNKSIKEMKESLREVRETLDSQQQELIRVALLRQDGAEVNGDVSTQRTLHDLKAEVASIKGILLNRKQFPSTPNPSPSIPAWQMSQDTNDNNGKSGTAGESAESSSPTSEYYKVRDLEELCVSGSSETVMINKSEVTGEGSDSSLEMVRE